In a single window of the Aminomonas paucivorans DSM 12260 genome:
- a CDS encoding ABC transporter ATP-binding protein encodes MLSLRGLNVHYGKIHALRDLSLSVGEGEAVSVVGANGAGKSTLMWTLAGVLRPTSGEILFAGAPLPSRPHEVVRSGLALVPERRRLFAELSVEENLTMGGYLRRDAGLGEDRERMLELFPILRQRLAQTAGTLSGGEQQMLAIARALMGRPRMLLLDEPTLGLAPLMVDQVMETLDSVRRGGTPLLLVEQNAQRALELADRAYVLETGSVVREGPARDLLDDPVVRRAYLGDLA; translated from the coding sequence ATGCTCTCCCTGCGGGGCCTGAACGTCCACTACGGCAAGATCCACGCCCTCCGGGACCTGTCCCTCTCCGTGGGGGAGGGGGAAGCGGTGTCGGTGGTGGGGGCCAACGGGGCGGGCAAGTCCACCCTCATGTGGACCCTGGCGGGGGTGCTGCGCCCCACCTCCGGGGAGATCCTCTTCGCCGGGGCTCCCCTGCCCTCCCGCCCCCACGAGGTGGTCCGATCGGGGCTTGCCCTGGTGCCGGAGCGTCGCCGCCTCTTCGCGGAGCTTTCGGTGGAGGAGAACCTGACCATGGGAGGATACCTGCGTCGGGATGCCGGGCTGGGGGAGGACCGGGAGCGGATGTTGGAGCTGTTCCCCATCCTGCGGCAGCGCCTCGCCCAGACCGCCGGGACCCTTTCGGGGGGGGAGCAGCAGATGCTGGCCATCGCCCGGGCCCTCATGGGGCGCCCCCGGATGCTGCTGCTGGACGAGCCCACCCTGGGACTGGCCCCCCTGATGGTGGATCAGGTGATGGAGACCCTGGACTCGGTGCGCCGGGGGGGGACGCCGCTGCTCCTGGTGGAGCAGAACGCCCAGAGGGCCCTGGAGCTGGCGGACCGGGCCTACGTCCTGGAGACGGGGTCGGTGGTGCGGGAGGGTCCTGCCCGGGATCTTCTGGACGACCCGGTGGTGCGCCGGGCCTACCTGGGAGATCTGGCCTGA
- the gpmA gene encoding 2,3-diphosphoglycerate-dependent phosphoglycerate mutase, which produces MPQIVLVRHGESLWNRENRFTGWTDVDLSPKGTEEAHAAGRLLREEGFVFDLAYTSVLRRAIRTLWIVLDEMDLMWIPVRHSWRLNERHYGGLQGLNKGETAEKYGEDQVKIWRRSYAVRPPLLERGEERDPLRDPRYADLAPEVVPLGECLEDTVARVVPYWEQEIVPALAQGRRVLVAAHGNSIRALVKYLDGVSDQDIVELNIPTGIPLLYDLDDRFHPLGHRYLGDPEAVAAAAAAVANQGKAKG; this is translated from the coding sequence ATGCCCCAGATCGTGTTGGTGCGCCACGGAGAAAGCCTCTGGAACAGGGAGAACCGCTTCACCGGCTGGACCGACGTGGACCTCTCACCCAAGGGGACGGAGGAGGCCCACGCGGCGGGACGGCTCCTGCGGGAGGAGGGCTTCGTCTTCGACCTGGCCTACACCTCCGTGCTGCGCCGGGCCATCCGCACCCTCTGGATCGTCCTGGACGAGATGGACCTCATGTGGATCCCCGTGCGCCACTCCTGGCGGCTCAACGAGCGGCACTACGGAGGCCTCCAGGGGCTGAACAAGGGGGAGACCGCGGAGAAGTACGGGGAGGATCAGGTGAAGATCTGGCGGCGCAGCTACGCCGTCCGGCCCCCCCTCCTGGAGCGGGGGGAGGAGCGGGACCCCCTGCGGGATCCTCGCTACGCCGACCTGGCCCCGGAGGTAGTCCCCCTGGGGGAGTGCCTGGAGGACACGGTGGCCCGGGTGGTGCCCTACTGGGAGCAGGAGATCGTCCCCGCCCTGGCCCAGGGACGGCGGGTCCTGGTGGCCGCCCACGGCAACAGCATCCGCGCCCTGGTGAAGTACCTGGACGGAGTCTCGGATCAGGACATCGTGGAGCTGAACATCCCCACGGGGATCCCCCTCCTCTACGACCTGGACGACCGGTTCCACCCCCTGGGGCACCGATACCTGGGGGACCCGGAGGCGGTCGCGGCGGCCGCGGCGGCGGTGGCCAACCAGGGGAAGGCGAAGGGGTAG
- a CDS encoding MalY/PatB family protein — protein MNFDFDRPVLRKGTGCKKWDLLGTLFGEEDLLALWIADTEFPAPLPVLEALHRRVDHGVFGYPVRGRSVREAVAAWERTRHGWDVDPDWVCHAPGVMPGVAVALEALTRPGDGVVVQPPVYHPFPAVVEANDRKLLWNPLVRREDRYVMDLEGLEGLLAGGARAVLLCSPHNPVGRVWTREELSALAELCGRYDALILCDEIHQDIVFSDGGVHVPLASLGKEVARRTVTFVAPSKTFNLAGFYTSAVVISDPELRRAYETRLGALCLGGANQLGLVALETAYREGGPWLDALVRYLEENRNTLEAYLRDRLPGVRMDHPQGTFVFWLDFRDWEEDPEKLQAFLVREARVALNDGATFGPGGAGFARINVGCPRTMLLEGLERIREAAVRRGWVRP, from the coding sequence ATGAACTTCGATTTCGATCGTCCCGTTCTCCGAAAGGGAACGGGGTGCAAGAAGTGGGACCTGCTGGGAACCCTGTTCGGGGAGGAGGACCTGCTGGCCCTCTGGATCGCCGATACGGAGTTTCCCGCGCCTCTTCCGGTGCTGGAGGCGCTGCACCGGAGGGTGGACCACGGGGTCTTCGGCTACCCCGTTCGGGGCCGTTCGGTGCGGGAGGCCGTGGCGGCCTGGGAGCGGACCCGTCACGGTTGGGACGTGGACCCGGACTGGGTCTGCCACGCTCCCGGGGTGATGCCCGGGGTGGCGGTGGCCCTGGAGGCCCTCACCCGTCCCGGGGACGGGGTGGTGGTGCAGCCCCCGGTGTACCATCCCTTCCCCGCGGTGGTGGAGGCAAACGACAGGAAGCTTCTCTGGAACCCCCTGGTACGCCGGGAGGACCGTTACGTCATGGACCTGGAGGGGCTGGAAGGCCTCCTGGCCGGGGGAGCCCGGGCGGTGCTGCTGTGCAGCCCCCACAACCCCGTGGGCCGGGTGTGGACGAGGGAGGAGCTTTCCGCCCTGGCGGAGCTGTGCGGGCGGTACGACGCCCTGATCCTGTGCGACGAGATCCACCAGGACATCGTCTTCTCCGACGGGGGAGTCCACGTTCCCCTGGCCTCCCTGGGAAAGGAGGTGGCCCGCCGCACCGTCACCTTCGTGGCCCCCAGCAAGACCTTCAACCTGGCGGGATTCTACACCTCCGCCGTGGTGATCTCCGATCCGGAGCTGCGGCGGGCCTATGAGACCCGTCTGGGGGCGCTTTGCTTGGGCGGGGCGAACCAGCTGGGGCTGGTGGCTTTGGAGACGGCCTACCGGGAAGGCGGCCCCTGGCTGGATGCCCTGGTGCGCTACCTGGAGGAGAACCGAAACACCCTGGAGGCCTACCTGCGGGATCGTCTGCCGGGGGTGCGGATGGACCACCCCCAGGGCACCTTCGTCTTCTGGCTGGACTTCCGGGACTGGGAGGAGGATCCGGAGAAGCTGCAGGCCTTCCTGGTGAGGGAGGCCCGGGTGGCGCTGAACGACGGAGCCACCTTCGGTCCGGGCGGGGCGGGTTTCGCCCGCATCAACGTGGGGTGTCCCCGGACCATGCTCCTGGAGGGGCTGGAGCGGATCCGGGAGGCGGCGGTTCGGCGAGGCTGGGTGCGTCCCTGA
- a CDS encoding fumarylacetoacetate hydrolase family protein, whose product MAGEPRLYCRFDLGGTVYQGLLRGNMVDLVKGDPGGSLEDLRVSYPLSRVRLLPPVEPQTLFCIGRNYADHAKELGNDVPEEPLVFLKARSALLPPEGSIEIPSWVGRVDYEGELGVVIRKPCRRVTEEQALDYVLGYTCFNDVTARDLQRKDGQWSRAKGFDTFAPLGPVLLLAREMSPQTRVRTALNGKVVQDGRLEQLIFPVPRLIAHLSRFATLMPGDVIATGTPEGVGPLTPGDRVEVQIDGIGTLSNVCIPDA is encoded by the coding sequence ATGGCGGGAGAACCGAGGCTCTACTGTCGATTCGACCTGGGAGGCACGGTCTACCAGGGATTGCTGCGGGGGAACATGGTGGACCTGGTGAAGGGGGACCCGGGGGGGAGCCTGGAGGACCTGCGGGTGAGCTATCCCCTGTCCCGGGTGCGGCTTCTGCCCCCCGTGGAGCCCCAGACCCTGTTCTGCATCGGCCGCAACTACGCGGACCACGCCAAGGAGCTGGGCAACGACGTGCCCGAGGAGCCCTTGGTGTTCCTCAAGGCCCGCTCTGCCCTGCTGCCTCCGGAAGGGTCCATCGAGATCCCCTCCTGGGTGGGGCGGGTGGACTACGAGGGGGAGCTGGGGGTGGTGATCCGCAAGCCCTGCCGCCGGGTGACGGAGGAGCAGGCTCTGGACTACGTGCTGGGCTACACCTGCTTCAACGACGTCACCGCCCGGGACCTGCAGCGCAAGGACGGCCAGTGGTCCCGGGCCAAGGGGTTCGACACCTTCGCTCCCCTGGGGCCGGTGCTCCTCCTGGCCAGGGAGATGTCCCCCCAGACCCGGGTGCGCACGGCCCTCAACGGCAAGGTGGTGCAGGACGGGCGGTTGGAGCAGCTCATCTTCCCGGTGCCGCGTCTCATCGCCCACCTCAGCCGCTTCGCCACCCTCATGCCCGGGGACGTGATCGCCACGGGAACCCCGGAGGGGGTGGGCCCCCTGACGCCGGGGGATCGAGTGGAGGTGCAGATCGACGGCATCGGCACCCTGTCCAACGTCTGCATCCCCGACGCCTGA